The Microvirga thermotolerans sequence GCCTGCGCGCGCTGCGCGGCGACCGCATCGCCATGATCTTCCAGGACCCCCTGATGACGCTCAACCCGGTCCTGAGCATCGGCGAGCAGATGTGCGAGGCGATTCTCGAGCATCGCGACTGCAGCCGACAGGAGGCCATGAGGGAAGCCGCGCAGGCCCTGGCGCGGGTCGGCATCCCATCCCCCGAAACGCGCCTGAGGCAGTTCCCGCACGAATTCTCGGGCGGCATGCGCCAGCGCGTGGCCATCGCGACCGCGCTCCTGAACGGGCCCGACCTGATCGTCGCCGACGAGCCGACGACGGCGCTCGACGTCACGATCCAGAGCCAGATCCTGTTCGAGGTCCAGAAGCTCAGCCGGGAGACGGGGGCCGCCGTGCTGTGGATCACGCACGATCTCGCCGTCGTGGCGGAGCTCGCCGACCGTGTCGCCGTCATGTATGCGGGACGCATCGTCGAGGAGGGGACCGTCGACGAGGTTCTGGACCGTCCCCGCCATCCCTATACGCTGGGCCTATTGGGCTCCTCCGCCGCGATGGTCGAACCCGGCGAGCGGCTGAGGCAGATCGACGGGGCGGCGCCGAGCATCGATGCGCGTCCCAGCGGATGCCCGTTCCGGCCGCGCTGCGGGCGCGCCCTTCCTGTCTGCGCGGAGGTCGATCCGCTTCCGCAGGTCCAGGACGGGCACCGCTTCCGCTGCCACAATCCAGTGCCCGAGGGCAGTGCTCCATGACCGCGCCTTTCTTCGAACTGCGGGGGGTGAAGAAGCACTTCCGCGGCAAGTCGACCGTCGCACAGCGCCTCCTCGCCGCCGTCGGCCAGGCGCCGCCTCCGCCCGTCCTGCGGGCGGTCGACGGCGTGGACCTCACCGTCGCCCGCGGCGAGGTGTTGGGTCTCGTCGGCGAATCCGGCTGCGGCAAGTCGACCCTCGCGCGCATCGCTACCGGCATCCTCAAGCCGACCGAGGGCGATGTCGTCTACGACGGGCGGCCGGTTGCACGGCTGAAGGGGAAGGAGCGGCTGGACTATCTGCTCAAGGTGCAGATGGTGTTCCAGGATCCCTATGCCTCCCTCGATCCGCGCATGCAGGTGCACCGCATCGTCGGCGAGGCGCTGCGCGTCCACCGCCTCCTGCCGAAGGGCGAGATCGATGCGGCGGTGGACAAGGCGCTGACCGAGGTCGGCCTCGATCTCGCCTACCGGAACCGGTATCCGCATCAGTTCTCCGGCGGCCAGCGCCAGCGCATCGGCATTGCCCGCGCGCTGGCCGTGAAGCCCGATTTCCTGGTCTGCGACGAGCCGGTCTCGGCGCTCGACGTGTCGATCCAGGCGCAGGTCATCAACCTGTTCATGGATGTGCGGGAAAGGCACGGGCTGACCTATCTCTTCGTCAGCCACGACCTCGGCCTCGTCCGGCACATCAGCGACCGCGTCGCCATCATGTATCTCGGGCGGATCGTCGAGGTCGGCCCCGCCTCCGCCGTCTTCGCCGCGCCGGCGCATCCCTACAGCGCGGCGCTGATCGCGGCGAGCCCGTCGGCCGCGCGGCGCAAGCGCGCGTTCCAGCCGCTGAAGGGCGAGCTGCCGTCGCCTCTGGCGCCTCCGAAAGGGTGCCCGTTCCACCCCCGCTGCGACCGCGCCATGTCGATCTGCCGCGAGGTCCGCCCGGCCCTCAAGGAGATCGCTCCCGGCCGCAGTGCCGCCTGCCATCTGCACACTTCGGAAACCGCATGACGACGACAACGCTCAATCCCGGGATCGGCCGCAGCACGCTTCCCTTCATCGATCCGTTCCATCCCGAGCGGCCGCTCGAGGTGAATTTCTACCGACCCGCCTCGCACGGCCCGGACGATCCGGTGGTGATCGTCCAGCACGGCATGCTCCGCAACGGGGACGAGTATCGGGACTTCTGGATTCCCGCTGCGGAAAGGCACCGGATCCTGATCGCCGCGCCGACTTTCTCCGACGGGCGCTTTCCGAAGGCGGAGAGCTACAACAACGGCCTGGTCCTCGGGGAGGACGGCGCCGTGCGCCCCTTCGAGAACTGGCTCTACGCCGTGCCGGGCCGGGTTTTCGCGGCCCTGCGGAAGGGCGGCGTGACGCGCCGCTCCAAGGCGCGCCTCTTCGGTCATTCCGCGGGCGGGCAGTTCGCGCACCGCCTGCTCGCGACCCAGGATCATGAGCCGTACGAGGCGGTCATCGCCGCCAATCCCGGCTGGTACACCCTGCCGACGCTGCAGCGCGCCTTCCCCGAGGGGCTCGGCGGGGTCGGCCTCGACGAGGCGGCGCTGGCCCGCTGGTTCGCCTACCCGATGCATATCTTCGCGGGCGACCGGGACATCAGCGTGAGCGATCCGAACCTGCCTGCGCAGGACGAGGCCCTGAGGCAGGGACCGCACCGCTACGCCCGCGCCCATTACGTCTACGACTTCGCCCGGCAGGAGGCCGAGCGCCGCGGGCTTCCCTTCCGCTGGCAGCTGGTCCGCGTCGAGGGCGTGGGGCACGACGGCGCGGCGATGTCGCGGGCCGCGGCGGCCTTCTGGTTCGAGGGCCGCGTTCCGCCCGCCGACGAGCTGGTGTCCGAGCAGGCCGCGGCCCTGTGACGCGCCGGGGCGGTTCGGGGGCGTGCGGTCTTGCCGTCGCCCGTCCCGTCGAAGACAGTTTCGCCGCGCCGGGCACCGGCGCCCGCACGGGTTGGACTTCGGAGTGAGAGATGAACGTTCGGAATGAGATCTGGCAGCACGTCGACGCCGCGAAGGACCGGCTCATCGACCTGAGCGACCGGGTCTGGGGCATGCCCGAGGTCTGCTACACCGAGGTGCGCTCGGCGACGGAGCACGCTGCGGAACTGCGCCACCAGGGATTTCGCGTCACGGAGGGCGTTGCCGGCATTCCGACCGCCGTCATCGGCGAGGCGGGGGAGGGCGGTCCGGTCATCGCCTTTCTCGGCGAGTTCGACGCGCTGCCCGGCCTGAGCCAGGAGGCGGGCGTCGCCGAGCACCGGCCGGTGGAGCCCGGCGGGCACGGGCATGGCTGCGGCCACAACCTGCTCGGGGCGGGCGCCATGCTGGCGGCCGTCGCCCTGAAGAACTGGCTGGCGGAGAAGGGTATCCCCGGCCGCGTCCGCTACTACGGCTGCCCCGCGGAAGAGGGGGGAGCGGCCAAGGCCTTCATGGTGCGGGCCGGGGCCTTCGACGATGCCGACATCGCCATTTCCTGGCATCCCTACAGCTTCTGGGAGGTCGCGCCCGCCCTGTCCCTCGCCAACACGCGTGCCGACTTCACCTTCACCGGACGCGCGGCCCACGCGGCCGCCTCGCCCCATCTCGGGCGCAGCGCCCTGGATGCCGTCGAGCTCATGAATGTCGGCGTCAACTACATGCGCGAGCACATGCCCTCCGACGCCCGCGTGCACTATGCTCTCCTCGACACCGGCGGCATCGCGCCCAACGTGGTGCAGGCCCGCGCCCGCGTCCGCTATTCCATCCGCGCGATGGATCTGCCCGGCATGCTCGAGCTGGTGGAGCGCGTGCACAGGATCGCGCAGGGCGCGGCCCTCATGACCGAGACGAGCGTCGAGATGCGCATCGTCAGCGCCGTATCGAACACCCTCGGCAACAGGCCGCTGGAGCAGGCCCTGCACAATGCCATGGAAGAGCTCGGCCCGCCGCCCTTCGACGAGGCCGACCGCGACTTCGCCCGCCGGATCCGCGCGACCCTCTCCGAGCAGGAGATCGCATCCGTCTACCGGGCCGTCGGCCAGCCGCGGACCGATGCGCCGCTCGCGGACTTCCTCGTGCCCCTCGACGCTCCGCGCAAGCCGATGATCGGCTCCACCGACCTCGGCGACGTGAGCTGGGTGGTGCCGACGGTGCAGGCGCACGCGCCCACGGTGGCCATCGGTACGCCGTTCCACACCTGGCAGGTCGTCGCCCAGGGCAAGGCGCCGGCGGCGCACAAGGCCATGGTCCACGTCGCCAAGGCCATGGCCGCGACGGGCATGGCAGCGATCATCGATCCGGGCCTCGTGGCCGCCGCGAAGGCCGACCTCGCCGGACAGACCCGCGACACGCCCTACGTGAGCCCACTGAGGAACGGCGTCGAGCCGCCGCTCGACATGTCGATCAACTGATCGGATGGCGAGGGACGCGGCGCATCCTCAGGGGCCGTGAGCACCGCTCCGCCGGGACGCGGGCGGGGAGACGCCCGTTCCCTTCGTTGATCTGACGCAATGAGCGCCTGCGCCGGGTGAGTATGCTGATCTCCGGATACCTGCCGGAGGTTTGTCATGACATCGAAGGAAAACGGGAAAGCCGCGCGTCGTCCGCGAACGTGGCCGCTCACGGCGAGGGTGGAGCGCCAGGCCGCCCTCTTCGGAGAGATGATGGAACGGATCGGAGCGAATCCGGGAGCGGCCGCGCGGGAGCGGTTCGCGGGCGGCTTCGCGGCTGCGTGCCGGCGCTGCCTCCTCTGCCGGAACGCGACGGAATGCAGGCACTGGCTTGACGAGGGCGGTGCGGGCCATGCGCCCGACTTCTGCCCGAACGCTGCCTTCCTCGACCGCGTCAGCCGGACACAGGCGGATGTCCACCGGGCCTGACGACGGAAAGCGGCCTGCGGTTCCGCGACGGCGCAGGCCGCTTCCAGAGCATCATGCGGGTGAGCCTCAGAACATCTTGGACGGCAGCCACAGCGTCAGGGCTGGCACGCTGACCAGGATGACGAGGCGCACGAAATCCGCCAGGATGAAGGGCAGGATGCCGCTCACCACCGTCCGCTGGGTCAGCCCCGGCATGGTCGCCTGGACCACGAACAGGTTCATGCCGACGGGCGGCGTGATCAGCCCGATCTCGGCGACGGTCACGATCAGGATGCCGAACCACACCATGTCGTAGCCGAGGGTCTGGGCCACGGGGGCGAGGAACGGCACGGTGAGCAGGATCATGGACATCGAGTCCATGAAGCAGCCGAGCACCACGTAGAAGACGAGGATCAGCACCAGCACCGCCGTCGGGCTCAGGCCGCTGCTCTGGATCAGGCCGATGAGGCCGCTCGGCAGGCCCGTCGTCTCGAGGAAGTAGTTGAACAGCGACGCGCCGATCAGGATGAAGAAGATCATCCCCGTCAGCGATGCCGTCTCGCGGACGGCGTCCCGAAGAGCGGCGCGGTCGAGTTCGCCCGAGAGCACGGCGAGGACGAAGGCGCCGACGGCTCCGACGGCCGCCGCCTCCGTCGGGGAGAACAGGCCGAAATAGATCCCCCCGATCACCAGTCCGAAGAGCAGGACGACGCCCCA is a genomic window containing:
- a CDS encoding ABC transporter ATP-binding protein; this translates as MTSPLLEVRGLRTVFHDLKGAWPAVDGVDLVVQPGEIVGLVGESGSGKSVTGFSLVQLIDPPGEVVAGDVLFKGEDLRRASEERLRALRGDRIAMIFQDPLMTLNPVLSIGEQMCEAILEHRDCSRQEAMREAAQALARVGIPSPETRLRQFPHEFSGGMRQRVAIATALLNGPDLIVADEPTTALDVTIQSQILFEVQKLSRETGAAVLWITHDLAVVAELADRVAVMYAGRIVEEGTVDEVLDRPRHPYTLGLLGSSAAMVEPGERLRQIDGAAPSIDARPSGCPFRPRCGRALPVCAEVDPLPQVQDGHRFRCHNPVPEGSAP
- a CDS encoding ABC transporter ATP-binding protein, coding for MTAPFFELRGVKKHFRGKSTVAQRLLAAVGQAPPPPVLRAVDGVDLTVARGEVLGLVGESGCGKSTLARIATGILKPTEGDVVYDGRPVARLKGKERLDYLLKVQMVFQDPYASLDPRMQVHRIVGEALRVHRLLPKGEIDAAVDKALTEVGLDLAYRNRYPHQFSGGQRQRIGIARALAVKPDFLVCDEPVSALDVSIQAQVINLFMDVRERHGLTYLFVSHDLGLVRHISDRVAIMYLGRIVEVGPASAVFAAPAHPYSAALIAASPSAARRKRAFQPLKGELPSPLAPPKGCPFHPRCDRAMSICREVRPALKEIAPGRSAACHLHTSETA
- a CDS encoding alpha/beta hydrolase, which gives rise to MTTTTLNPGIGRSTLPFIDPFHPERPLEVNFYRPASHGPDDPVVIVQHGMLRNGDEYRDFWIPAAERHRILIAAPTFSDGRFPKAESYNNGLVLGEDGAVRPFENWLYAVPGRVFAALRKGGVTRRSKARLFGHSAGGQFAHRLLATQDHEPYEAVIAANPGWYTLPTLQRAFPEGLGGVGLDEAALARWFAYPMHIFAGDRDISVSDPNLPAQDEALRQGPHRYARAHYVYDFARQEAERRGLPFRWQLVRVEGVGHDGAAMSRAAAAFWFEGRVPPADELVSEQAAAL
- a CDS encoding M20 family metallopeptidase; this translates as MNVRNEIWQHVDAAKDRLIDLSDRVWGMPEVCYTEVRSATEHAAELRHQGFRVTEGVAGIPTAVIGEAGEGGPVIAFLGEFDALPGLSQEAGVAEHRPVEPGGHGHGCGHNLLGAGAMLAAVALKNWLAEKGIPGRVRYYGCPAEEGGAAKAFMVRAGAFDDADIAISWHPYSFWEVAPALSLANTRADFTFTGRAAHAAASPHLGRSALDAVELMNVGVNYMREHMPSDARVHYALLDTGGIAPNVVQARARVRYSIRAMDLPGMLELVERVHRIAQGAALMTETSVEMRIVSAVSNTLGNRPLEQALHNAMEELGPPPFDEADRDFARRIRATLSEQEIASVYRAVGQPRTDAPLADFLVPLDAPRKPMIGSTDLGDVSWVVPTVQAHAPTVAIGTPFHTWQVVAQGKAPAAHKAMVHVAKAMAATGMAAIIDPGLVAAAKADLAGQTRDTPYVSPLRNGVEPPLDMSIN
- a CDS encoding DUF6455 family protein, with the protein product MTSKENGKAARRPRTWPLTARVERQAALFGEMMERIGANPGAAARERFAGGFAAACRRCLLCRNATECRHWLDEGGAGHAPDFCPNAAFLDRVSRTQADVHRA